The sequence ACGGCTATTCTGTCTTGAAAAAGAAGGCTCCGGAGGGAGCAGCCGCCGATGAGCTGCGCCGCTATCCTGTGCTTGGTGCATTCGATCTTTGCCTGAAATGCTCGCACCTGTTCAACATCCTCGACGCGCGTGGCGCAATCTCGGTTACGGAACGTGTCGGAGTGATTGCGCGAATTCGAACTCTGGCTGTGGGAGTGGCGAAGGCATACCTCGATCAACAGCAAAGTTCAGTGCGCGAGGCTGCAGAACCAAAACTGGAGACGGTGGAAGTGCATGCCTGATCTTCTAATCGAAATCGGCTGCGAAGAGATTCCTGCGCGCATGATCGAAGGGGCTCGCGACGAATTCGCTAAACGAATTACCGATCTGCTGCAACGCGAGCGCTTGACGGTACAGCGCGCCGAAGCTCCGGTCGCCTCGTACTCTACTCCTCGACGTCTGGCTGTCCTGGCTCGACACGTTTCAGCTCAACAACCACACGTAGAAGAGCAGTTGATCGGACCGGCGATCAAAGTCGCATTCAAAGATGGGAATCCGACTGCGGCGGCGGAAGCTTTCGCGCGGAAAGCAGGAGTGGATGTCGGGAAACTGGAGAAGATTACAAATTCCAGGGGCGAGTACCTGGCCGCCACAGTGGTGCGCAAAGGACGCGCAGCGGGAGAGATTCTGGCGGAAGCTCTGCCGAAGGAATTAAATGCTCTCTACTGGGCGAAGAACATGTATTGGCGCACAGGCAAATCGGAACGCTTCGTGCGTCCTGTGCGCTGGATGGTTGCGCTGCTCGACGATGAATCACTTTCGCTCGAGTATGCAGGAGTGAGAGCCGGCAATCGCTCGCGCGGCCATCGCATCCTGACGTCAGCTCCGGTCACGATCTCCGGTGCCAACGAGTACGTTGAGGAACTCCGGGCGAGCAAAGTGATAGCCGATCGCGCTGAGCGGCTGGAAGAAATTCGCAAAGCTCTGGATTTGGAAATGCGCAAGGTAAGCGGCGCCCGTTGGCGTGAAGACGCAGAACTGCTTAACACAGTCGTGAACCTCACGGAATTTCCCGGAGTGATTCTCGGAAGCTTCGATCGCGCTTTCCTATCGCTACCCGAAGAAGTGCTCGTGACTGTCATGCGCGATCACCAGAAGTATTTTGCCGTAGAGGATGCGAGCGGCAAACTGGCGGCACACTTTCTTGCCGTGCTCAATACTGATGGTGACCGTGACGGAGTGATTCGCCACGGCAACGAACGTGTACTCCGCGCCCGCTTCAACGACGCGCAGTTCTTTTGGCAAACAGATCAGAAGATTCCTCTCACCGATCGCGTGGAGATGCTGCGGAACGTTATGTTCCAGAAGGATCTGGGAACTTACTGGACCAAAACGGAACGAGTCCGTGCGATCAGCACCGCGCTTGCTCGAGAGCTGGAACAGGCAGGAGTGCGCGT is a genomic window of Acidobacteriota bacterium containing:
- a CDS encoding glycine--tRNA ligase subunit beta, which gives rise to MPDLLIEIGCEEIPARMIEGARDEFAKRITDLLQRERLTVQRAEAPVASYSTPRRLAVLARHVSAQQPHVEEQLIGPAIKVAFKDGNPTAAAEAFARKAGVDVGKLEKITNSRGEYLAATVVRKGRAAGEILAEALPKELNALYWAKNMYWRTGKSERFVRPVRWMVALLDDESLSLEYAGVRAGNRSRGHRILTSAPVTISGANEYVEELRASKVIADRAERLEEIRKALDLEMRKVSGARWREDAELLNTVVNLTEFPGVILGSFDRAFLSLPEEVLVTVMRDHQKYFAVEDASGKLAAHFLAVLNTDGDRDGVIRHGNERVLRARFNDAQFFWQTDQKIPLTDRVEMLRNVMFQKDLGTYWTKTERVRAISTALARELEQAGVRVSSRVVDQAALLAKADLTTELVKEFTELQGIIGGLYARAQGHPETVADAIYDHYRPESTDDTVPSSTEGALVALSDKADSIAGMFALGLQPSGSKDPFALRRQANGMIRILAEHNLPLRIGEIVERALTQYRACEDLKSKLREIEKAPEALAAFFRERLEFYLRDVRGIAYDVVNAVLAAGSEDVVDASARAEAVTAVRPTEDFVAISTAFKRIKNILRQAREGGKKWPEEFSNSQLSESAEQVLGARVVETRAKVESLHKQKQHQQALTHIAQLRPVIDVFFDKVMVMVDDEKLRSNRLALLATMQRSFSTIADFSEIVTER